In Pseudomonas sp. ADAK2, the genomic window TGGACCGAGAACTATCAAGGCTTCCGTCTCTGAATCAGAGCGAAAACCTTGTAGGAGCGTTTAACACGAAGATTAGCGGTGGGCCGTCGACGCCGTTTTGAACCACAGCAACACGCGCCGCAGTCACTGGGCGGCGTACGGAGAACCAACATGAGCCAGACTCAGGCAGAACGTCTCCAGTCGGAGCGCAAACTGGCGGAAAACCAGTTCGATATCACCCAGTACCACCATGTGCCACGGCGCTATTACGGGCGGATCTTCTTCGCCACCGTGATCGTCATCGCCATTCTCGGCCTGGTCCGCGCTTTCGCCGAAGGCAAGATCGAATGGTCGTATATCGGCCAGTTCGTCACGTCCCAGGCGATTCTCTGGGGCCTGTTCAACACCATCGTCATGGCGGTGCTGGCGATGGCGCTGGGCATTGTGTTCGGGGTGATCACGGCGATCATGCGCATGTCGGCCAACCCGATCCTGCGCTATGTGGCGATCACCTACACCTGGCTGTTCCGTGGTACGCCGCTGATCCTGCAACTGCTGTTGTGGTTCAACCTGGCGCTGATTTTCCCCACCATCGGCATCCCCGGCCTGTTCGAAATGGACACCGTGAGCCTGATGACGCCCTTCGTGGCCGCCCTGCTCGGCTTGAGCATCAACCAGGGCGCCTATACCGCCGAAGTGGTGCGCGCCGGCCTGTTGTCGGTGGACACCGGGCAGTACGAAGCTGCCAAGTCGATCGGCATGCCGCGCCTGCAAGCGCTGCGCCGGATCATCCTGCCGCAGGCCATGCGGATCATCATTCCGCCGGTCGGCAACGAATTCATCGGCATGGTGAAAATGACCTCCCTGGCGAGCGTCATCCAGTATTCGGAACTGCTCTACAACGCCCAGAACATCTACTACGCCAACGCCCGCGTCATGGAGTTGCTGATCGTCGCCGGCATCTGGTACCTGGTCGCCGTCACCGTGCTGTCCTTTGGTCAAAGCCGTCTGGAGCGTCGTTTCGCTCGCGGCGCCGGCAAGCGTTCTTGAGGAGCCTCCCATGAGAAACATCGTCAAGGCCGTGAGCCTGAACAAATATTACGACCAGTACCACGCGCTCAAGGACATCAACATCGAAGTCGAGCAAGGCGAAGTGCTGTGCATCATCGGCCCGTCCGGCTCGGGCAAGAGCACCTTGCTGCGCTGCGTCAATCAGTTGGAGAAGATCGACAAGGGCGGCCTCTGGGTCGACGGCGAACTGGTGGGTTACCGCGTGGTCGGCAACAAACTGCACGAACTCAACGAGTCACAGATTGCTCGCCAGCGCCTGTCCACCGGCATGGTGTTCCAGCGTTTCAACCTGTTCCCGCACATGACCGTGCTGCAAAACATCATCGAAGGCCCGTGCCAGGTGCTCAAGCGTTCGCCCAAAGAGGCGCACGAAGAAGCCGTGGAATTGCTCGCACGCGTTGGCCTGGCCGACAAACGCAACAGCTACCCGATTGAACTGTCGGGCGGTCAACAGCAACGGGTGGCGATTGCCCGCGCGTTGGCCATGCGACCGAAGCTGATGCTGTTCGATGAACCCACTTCGGCACTCGACCCGGAATTGGTCGGTGAGGTGCTGTCGGTGATGCGCGATCTGGCGCAAACCGGCATGACCATGATCGTCGTCACCCATGAACTGGGCTTCGCTCGCGAGGTTTCCAATCGCATGGTGTTTATGGACGGCGGGCAGATCGTGGAGGCTGGAAGCCCCGAAGAAATACTAATAAGTCCGCAAAACCCGCGCACCCAAAGCTTCATTTCTGCCGTTCGAACCTAGGTGCCGCGCTTGGAAAACAAGAGCCGCCTCACAACACTCATAAGAGAACGACCATGAAGAATTTCGTAATTCCAGCAGTACTTGCAGGCCTGATGGCTTCCAGCGTCAGCTTCGCCGCCGAATTGCCGGCCAGCATCAAGGCCAAGGGCGAGATCGTTGTGGCGATCATGCCCAACTACCCGCCGATGGATTTCAAGGACCCGGCGACCAACACCCTCACCGGTCTGGACTATGACCTGGGCAACGCCCTGGCCGAGCGGCTGGGCGTGAAGATCAAATGGCAGGAAACCGGCTTCGAACAAATGATCAACGCGCTGACCACTGACCGCGTGGACATGGTGTTGTCGGGCATGACCGACACCGTCGAGCGCCAGGCCAGCGTGACCTTCGTCGACTACTTCACCAGCGGTCCGCAGTTCTACACCTTGCAGAAGAACAAGGACTTCAACGAAATCACCGACCTGTGCGGCAAGAAAGTCGGCACCAGCCGCCGTACCACTTTCCCGGCGGAAATTGCTGAATACAGCAAGGCCAACTGCGAAGCGGCGGGCAAGCCGGCGATCGTGGTGATCGGCACCGAAGGCTCGGCGGATGCCCGTGCGCAACTGCGCCAGAGCCGGATTGATGCGGCGATGCAGGGTAGCGAGACGTTGTCGTACCTGAAGACGCAGGAAAAGGACATGTACAAGACCGTCGGCCTGCCGATTTCCGTGCAGTTCACCGGGCTGGGCGTGAGCAAGAAAAAGCCTGAGTTGAGTGAAGCGGTGAAAGTGGCGTTGCAGAGCATGGTTGATGACGGCAGTTATCAGACCATTCTCAAGAAGTGGGACCTGGAGTTGGGCGCGATCAAGACAGTGACGGTTAACGCCGGCAAGTAATGCTTGCCCCGTAGGAGCAAGGCTTGCCCGCGAAGGCGGAGTATCAGTCAACGATGATGTTGAATGTGCCGGCCTCTTCGCGAGCAAGCTTCGCTCCTACGGGGATTGTGTTTTACCTAGAGATGACTGGAGTGCTACTGATGTCCTCCTCGCCCCAACCCACCTGGCCTACGCCGCACAAGGCCTGCCTCGCGCTGGCCTTCGACCTCGACGGCCCGACCGGCGATGCCATGCTCAACGGCTCGATCTGGCGCAAGCCCGAGTACTTCGGCTTCGGCGGTTACGGCCCCTACCGCGCCTTGCCGCGGATCCTCGATTTGCTCGACGCCTTCCAGATCCCGACCACCTTTTTCGTCCCGGCCTGGGTCGTGGAGAACTGGCCGAAACAGTGCCAGGCGATTGTCGAGCGCGGGCATGAGGTGGCTTACCACGGCTACAAACACGAATCCTTTTACGCCCTGACGCTGGACCAGCAGAAGGACGTCATGCAGAAATCCCGCGAGGTGTTCTGGAAGCACTTGAACATCCGCGCCGAAGGCTTTCGCACGCCGTCCGGTGATTGGCGCGCCGAAACCCCGGCGATGCTGGTGGAAGCCGGCGTGACCTATTCCAGCAGCATGCGCGGCGATGACCGGCCTTATCTGGTCAACGTCCCGGGCTTCGACACGCCGCTGGTGGAAATCCCCGGCCGCTGGGAAATGGACGACTACGCCTCCCTCGCCTACACCCGTGCCCCGGATTTCCCGTCGGGGCTGGATCGCACCGCCAGCTACGAACTGACCCTCGACAATTGGTGCCGCGAATTCGACGGTGCCATGGATGAAGGGCTGTGCCTGACCACCCTGTTCCACCCCAAGATCACTGGCAAACCGGGACGCATCCTGTTGCTGGAAAAACTCTTCGAAC contains:
- a CDS encoding amino acid ABC transporter ATP-binding protein; its protein translation is MRNIVKAVSLNKYYDQYHALKDINIEVEQGEVLCIIGPSGSGKSTLLRCVNQLEKIDKGGLWVDGELVGYRVVGNKLHELNESQIARQRLSTGMVFQRFNLFPHMTVLQNIIEGPCQVLKRSPKEAHEEAVELLARVGLADKRNSYPIELSGGQQQRVAIARALAMRPKLMLFDEPTSALDPELVGEVLSVMRDLAQTGMTMIVVTHELGFAREVSNRMVFMDGGQIVEAGSPEEILISPQNPRTQSFISAVRT
- a CDS encoding polysaccharide deacetylase family protein; translated protein: MSSSPQPTWPTPHKACLALAFDLDGPTGDAMLNGSIWRKPEYFGFGGYGPYRALPRILDLLDAFQIPTTFFVPAWVVENWPKQCQAIVERGHEVAYHGYKHESFYALTLDQQKDVMQKSREVFWKHLNIRAEGFRTPSGDWRAETPAMLVEAGVTYSSSMRGDDRPYLVNVPGFDTPLVEIPGRWEMDDYASLAYTRAPDFPSGLDRTASYELTLDNWCREFDGAMDEGLCLTTLFHPKITGKPGRILLLEKLFEHMRQRDDVWFATCRDVAQWWLKEHHHG
- a CDS encoding ABC transporter substrate-binding protein, which codes for MKNFVIPAVLAGLMASSVSFAAELPASIKAKGEIVVAIMPNYPPMDFKDPATNTLTGLDYDLGNALAERLGVKIKWQETGFEQMINALTTDRVDMVLSGMTDTVERQASVTFVDYFTSGPQFYTLQKNKDFNEITDLCGKKVGTSRRTTFPAEIAEYSKANCEAAGKPAIVVIGTEGSADARAQLRQSRIDAAMQGSETLSYLKTQEKDMYKTVGLPISVQFTGLGVSKKKPELSEAVKVALQSMVDDGSYQTILKKWDLELGAIKTVTVNAGK
- a CDS encoding amino acid ABC transporter permease produces the protein MSQTQAERLQSERKLAENQFDITQYHHVPRRYYGRIFFATVIVIAILGLVRAFAEGKIEWSYIGQFVTSQAILWGLFNTIVMAVLAMALGIVFGVITAIMRMSANPILRYVAITYTWLFRGTPLILQLLLWFNLALIFPTIGIPGLFEMDTVSLMTPFVAALLGLSINQGAYTAEVVRAGLLSVDTGQYEAAKSIGMPRLQALRRIILPQAMRIIIPPVGNEFIGMVKMTSLASVIQYSELLYNAQNIYYANARVMELLIVAGIWYLVAVTVLSFGQSRLERRFARGAGKRS